The Fodinibius salinus genome includes a window with the following:
- the yihA gene encoding ribosome biogenesis GTP-binding protein YihA/YsxC encodes MNFQKAKFITSAAELEGCPNPHFPEVCFAGRSNVGKSSLINTLANHNGLARTSNRPGKTQIINYYLFDDKLYLVDLPGFGYAKVSKEERERWGRDIRDYLLQRSTIRLVLHLVDIRHEPSDLDEQFFYWLASNRLPFIVVLAKGDKISHNKRQQSKARVERILDEMNIEVPIVISSAEKNIGIGDLKELIREFTEIK; translated from the coding sequence ATGAATTTTCAGAAAGCTAAGTTTATAACGAGTGCGGCCGAACTGGAAGGTTGTCCCAATCCACACTTCCCGGAAGTTTGTTTTGCCGGCCGATCAAATGTAGGTAAATCTTCTCTTATTAATACGCTGGCGAATCATAATGGATTGGCCCGTACTAGTAACAGACCCGGAAAGACACAGATCATTAATTATTATTTATTTGATGATAAACTATACCTGGTAGATTTGCCCGGTTTTGGCTATGCCAAGGTATCCAAAGAAGAAAGAGAGCGATGGGGACGAGACATTCGGGATTATCTGCTGCAGCGATCAACGATCAGGCTCGTGTTACATCTCGTTGATATTCGTCATGAGCCCAGCGATTTGGATGAGCAGTTTTTTTACTGGCTGGCATCTAACCGGTTACCGTTTATAGTAGTACTTGCCAAAGGAGATAAAATTTCTCACAATAAAAGACAGCAATCCAAAGCACGGGTAGAGCGTATTTTGGATGAAATGAATATTGAAGTGCCTATTGTGATCAGTTCGGCAGAGAAGAACATTGGTATTGGAGATCTCAAAGAGCTGATAAGAGAGTTTACAGAAATTAAATAA
- the mce gene encoding methylmalonyl-CoA epimerase: MHIDHIGIAVEDIEKAVETYENLLDEECYKREVVEDQQVDTAFFKTGESKVELLGPTDPNSVIRKYVDKQGEGMHHVAFEVEDIHAELDRLRDEGFTVLNEKPKQGADNKLVAFVHPKDNHGVLVELCQSQD; the protein is encoded by the coding sequence ATGCATATAGACCATATAGGTATCGCAGTTGAAGATATTGAAAAGGCTGTAGAAACATATGAAAACTTGCTGGATGAAGAGTGCTATAAACGTGAAGTGGTTGAAGATCAGCAGGTTGATACTGCCTTTTTTAAGACGGGTGAATCAAAAGTAGAGTTGTTGGGACCAACGGATCCTAATTCGGTGATTCGGAAGTATGTAGATAAACAGGGTGAAGGCATGCATCACGTAGCTTTTGAGGTTGAGGATATACATGCTGAGCTTGACCGACTGCGTGATGAGGGATTTACGGTACTTAATGAAAAGCCCAAGCAAGGCGCCGATAACAAGCTGGTTGCTTTTGTTCACCCTAAAGACAACCATGGCGTGTTGGTTGAGTTATGCCAAAGCCAGGATTAG
- the serA gene encoding phosphoglycerate dehydrogenase → MSFNVLLLDNVNENCEEVFEECGITVHRNHNLSGQELYDEIKSYHGLVVRSATTVDADLLQAADNLKVVGRAGVGVDNIDIEEATARGILVMNTPDGNTISTAEHTCGMILALARNIPQSVNKVKNRGWDRKKYMGTEVQTKTLGIVGLGKIGSEVTKRMQQFGMEVKAYDPYASVEKAERLGVELTELDELLSTADFLTVHTPLTEKTKGLISMDNADKLKKGMFLVNCARGGIFKEDDLIPLIEEGYIAGVAVDSYSSEPPTDELYDLLDHPQIITTPHLGASTEEAQEKVAVQIARQMSDALEQKSFKGSLNGKSISLTTNKEVQPYLKLAEKLGSMAIQLAPEHANEFSFRYTGTCAKFADVLTDSILKGILSQHVSEAVNLINARHFADERGINIRETTASKAQTFNDLITITLDDGAEYQEVSATVFGDNDYRIVEIDGFGIELQLEGDIIMYQNVDKPGMLAGVSGALANQDINIASLSLGRTKKGENAITAVSVDKELTDQELKTILDLDGVRALQYVSLPVD, encoded by the coding sequence ATGTCATTTAATGTTCTCTTACTTGATAACGTAAACGAAAACTGCGAAGAGGTGTTTGAAGAGTGCGGCATTACCGTCCATCGCAATCATAATCTTAGCGGGCAGGAACTTTATGATGAAATCAAATCATACCATGGTCTTGTAGTTCGCAGTGCCACAACCGTGGATGCCGATTTGCTGCAGGCGGCCGATAACTTAAAAGTAGTGGGCCGGGCCGGCGTGGGTGTAGATAATATTGATATTGAAGAAGCAACCGCCCGCGGTATTTTAGTAATGAATACGCCCGACGGTAATACTATTTCTACTGCCGAACATACATGTGGAATGATTTTAGCACTAGCTCGAAATATTCCGCAATCAGTTAACAAGGTGAAAAACCGGGGCTGGGATCGCAAGAAATACATGGGAACCGAAGTACAGACTAAAACGCTGGGCATCGTAGGGCTTGGTAAAATTGGCAGTGAAGTAACAAAGCGGATGCAGCAGTTTGGCATGGAGGTCAAGGCATATGACCCCTATGCTTCCGTCGAAAAAGCCGAACGCTTAGGGGTTGAACTTACCGAGCTGGATGAGTTACTAAGTACCGCCGATTTTTTGACAGTCCATACCCCGCTTACCGAAAAGACGAAAGGACTTATTTCTATGGATAATGCCGATAAGCTGAAAAAGGGAATGTTTTTGGTCAACTGTGCGCGCGGTGGCATCTTTAAAGAAGATGATCTTATTCCCCTTATCGAAGAAGGTTATATAGCAGGGGTAGCGGTGGACAGTTATTCCAGCGAGCCGCCGACTGATGAACTGTACGATCTGCTGGATCATCCACAAATTATAACCACGCCACACTTGGGAGCTTCTACGGAAGAAGCCCAGGAGAAAGTAGCCGTACAAATTGCCAGGCAAATGTCCGATGCGCTAGAGCAGAAGAGTTTTAAGGGGAGTCTTAACGGTAAATCCATTTCGCTGACCACGAACAAAGAAGTTCAGCCTTATTTAAAACTGGCCGAGAAATTAGGAAGTATGGCTATACAGCTGGCCCCCGAGCATGCTAACGAGTTTTCATTTCGATATACCGGAACCTGTGCAAAGTTTGCCGATGTATTGACGGATTCTATCCTAAAAGGAATTCTGTCGCAGCATGTAAGTGAAGCGGTTAACCTTATCAATGCCCGTCACTTTGCGGATGAGCGTGGTATTAATATTCGGGAGACAACAGCCAGCAAGGCCCAAACATTTAACGACCTGATTACCATAACGTTGGATGATGGTGCTGAGTATCAAGAAGTGTCGGCTACGGTATTTGGTGATAATGATTATCGTATTGTAGAGATTGACGGCTTTGGAATTGAATTACAGTTAGAGGGCGATATCATTATGTATCAAAATGTGGACAAGCCGGGCATGCTTGCAGGTGTGAGTGGTGCATTGGCTAATCAGGATATCAATATTGCTTCGCTGAGTCTTGGAAGGACGAAAAAAGGAGAAAATGCGATTACGGCCGTTTCGGTGGACAAAGAGCTGACTGATCAAGAATTGAAGACCATCCTGGATTTAGATGGCGTACGAGCCCTGCAATACGTAAGTTTGCCTGTCGATTAG